From one Synechocystis sp. PCC 6803 substr. PCC-P genomic stretch:
- the ispE gene encoding 4-(cytidine 5'-diphospho)-2-C-methyl-D-erythritol kinase — MHSYTLHAPAKINLFLEILGDRPDGFHELVMVLQSIALGDKITVRANGTDDIRLSCGDSPLANDATNLAYRAAQLMINNFPQAHDNYGGVDITLTKHIPMAAGLAGGSADAAAVLVGLDLLWNLGLTRPELEQLAAQLGSDIPFCIGGGTAIATGRGEILDPLPDGNCFWVVLAKHRSIEVSTPWAYQTYRQKFGKNYLNDDQSQRARRKTIHAGPLLQGIQHRNPGQIASHIHNDLEKVVLPAHQPVAQLRQVLQSAGGLGTMMSGSGPSVFTLCREQAEAEQVLAIAKEKLNDPDVDFWLTHTIGHGIQIMNN; from the coding sequence ATGCATTCCTACACCCTCCATGCCCCGGCCAAAATTAATCTTTTCCTCGAAATTCTTGGCGATCGCCCCGACGGTTTCCACGAATTGGTAATGGTGTTGCAGAGCATTGCCCTGGGGGATAAAATTACCGTGCGGGCCAACGGCACCGATGACATCCGGCTCAGTTGTGGGGATAGTCCCTTGGCCAACGATGCCACCAATTTGGCCTACCGAGCGGCCCAGTTGATGATTAACAATTTTCCCCAAGCCCATGATAATTACGGCGGCGTAGATATCACCTTGACCAAGCATATTCCCATGGCGGCGGGCTTAGCGGGGGGCTCGGCCGATGCAGCGGCGGTGTTAGTCGGTTTAGACCTGCTCTGGAATTTAGGCTTAACCAGGCCGGAATTAGAACAGTTAGCGGCCCAACTGGGTTCCGACATTCCCTTTTGCATTGGCGGTGGCACGGCGATCGCCACGGGACGGGGGGAAATCCTCGACCCCTTACCGGACGGCAATTGCTTCTGGGTGGTATTGGCCAAACATCGTTCCATAGAAGTTTCTACCCCCTGGGCTTACCAAACCTATCGTCAAAAGTTTGGCAAGAATTACCTAAACGATGACCAGTCCCAGCGAGCCCGGCGGAAAACCATCCATGCAGGGCCCCTACTCCAGGGCATTCAGCACCGCAACCCAGGGCAAATCGCCAGCCATATCCACAACGATTTAGAAAAAGTTGTGCTCCCGGCTCATCAGCCTGTAGCCCAGTTACGTCAGGTCCTACAGTCAGCGGGGGGATTGGGCACCATGATGTCCGGCTCCGGCCCCAGCGTGTTTACCCTTTGCCGGGAGCAAGCAGAAGCGGAACAGGTCCTGGCGATCGCCAAAGAAAAATTAAACGACCCCGACGTGGATTTTTGGCTAACCCACACCATCGGCCACGGCATCCAAATTATGAATAATTGA
- a CDS encoding O-antigen ligase, with protein sequence MKIPSHLLKKEQLAVYWGLTLLPFNAVAGLLPLLFASLSPWFFHGKKLASLPLAKVWAALTLWFLLTTITAHDRGEALLGLANFVPYFIVFLAFSQVICQFKQLNTLAWLLTANTVVLVIIGFGQVYGGWATPNWLVAIGTNLVAGGRPEGRMSSLLMYANLFSAWLLMVFPLSLGLLIQSVRRWHFTAPSNRFNLPPLVWALLVACILEAIALVLTGSRSAWGIGLLIGIAYAIYLSWYWLVALAGGATAMVLWASFGPFGKEPLRQIVPKYFWGRLSDELYPDRYRTALRSTQWQFSWDMFLDQPIFGQGLRNFTPLYQAAMNVWIGHPHNLVLMMLGETGLIGTALMLGAVGFILAQGMVLLIHLSRGGGFRRRSQHLLLLSYGIAFAALCLYNLFDVTIFDMRNNVLGWIFLAAIAGVSQRYGTKLAQGDPAKLQVPG encoded by the coding sequence TTGAAAATCCCTTCCCATCTCTTGAAGAAAGAACAACTAGCGGTCTATTGGGGCTTGACCCTACTGCCCTTCAACGCCGTAGCGGGGTTACTGCCACTGCTGTTTGCGAGCCTGAGCCCCTGGTTTTTCCATGGCAAAAAATTAGCGAGCCTACCCCTGGCCAAAGTGTGGGCCGCCCTGACCCTATGGTTTTTACTGACCACCATCACCGCCCATGACCGGGGAGAAGCCCTGTTGGGATTGGCCAACTTTGTGCCCTATTTCATAGTTTTTCTTGCCTTTAGCCAAGTAATTTGCCAATTTAAGCAACTCAATACCCTAGCTTGGCTGTTAACTGCTAATACCGTGGTGTTAGTCATCATCGGTTTTGGACAAGTCTATGGCGGCTGGGCCACCCCCAATTGGTTAGTGGCGATCGGTACTAACTTGGTGGCCGGGGGCAGACCAGAAGGGAGAATGTCTTCCCTATTAATGTATGCCAACCTATTTTCCGCTTGGTTATTGATGGTATTTCCCCTCAGTCTGGGGCTATTGATCCAATCCGTCCGTCGTTGGCATTTCACCGCCCCCAGTAACCGCTTCAATCTTCCTCCCCTGGTATGGGCCCTGTTAGTAGCTTGCATCCTAGAGGCGATCGCCTTAGTGTTGACCGGTTCCCGCAGTGCTTGGGGCATTGGGTTACTAATTGGCATTGCCTACGCCATTTATTTAAGTTGGTACTGGTTAGTGGCCCTGGCTGGGGGAGCCACTGCCATGGTGTTATGGGCATCCTTTGGCCCCTTTGGCAAAGAACCATTGCGACAGATAGTGCCTAAATATTTTTGGGGCAGATTATCCGATGAACTTTACCCCGACCGTTACCGCACTGCTCTTCGTAGCACCCAATGGCAATTTAGCTGGGATATGTTCCTGGACCAACCCATTTTTGGCCAGGGCTTGCGGAATTTTACCCCCCTGTACCAAGCCGCCATGAACGTTTGGATTGGCCATCCCCATAACTTGGTGCTGATGATGTTGGGGGAAACGGGCTTGATCGGCACTGCGTTAATGCTGGGAGCGGTGGGCTTCATTCTGGCCCAGGGCATGGTGCTACTGATTCACCTCAGTCGTGGTGGCGGTTTTCGCCGTCGGTCCCAACATTTATTACTGCTGTCCTATGGCATTGCCTTTGCCGCCCTTTGTTTATACAACCTATTCGATGTCACCATTTTTGATATGCGGAATAATGTCTTGGGCTGGATTTTCCTAGCGGCGATCGCCGGGGTGAGCCAACGGTATGGAACCAAATTAGCCCAGGGTGATCCGGCAAAATTACAGGTGCCTGGGTAA
- a CDS encoding DUF3086 domain-containing protein, which produces MTPELNPNFPEETTSDAWLTPADAGQDGDAQEPAEDGGEEGVVSEELALPEDLPPMDAMVAAVEEMTPVVVPETVPETETPALEDLVAQKTALEKDIAALQREKAQWYGQQFQQLQREMARLVEEGTRELGQRKAALEKEIEKLERRQERIQQEMRTTFAGASQELAIRVQGFKDYLVGSLQDLVSAADQLELGVGDSWESSSTHGDAIIENADPTPVVSFAEQGFSSQKRQIQALLEQYRTRPDYYGPPWQLRRTFEPVHAERIENWFFTLGGRGAILSLDSRLQNILVGSAAIAILNQLYGDRCRALILAATPERLGEWRRGLQDCLGISRSDFGPDRGIVLFESANALIQRAERLVGDRQMPLVLVDETEEQIDLALLQFPLLLAFAPSYQVGGSNYFS; this is translated from the coding sequence ATGACCCCAGAATTGAATCCTAATTTTCCCGAAGAAACTACCTCCGATGCTTGGCTGACCCCAGCAGATGCCGGCCAGGATGGTGATGCCCAGGAACCGGCGGAAGATGGGGGAGAAGAAGGAGTAGTGTCGGAAGAACTGGCCCTGCCTGAGGACTTACCTCCTATGGATGCCATGGTGGCGGCAGTGGAAGAAATGACTCCGGTGGTGGTGCCCGAAACTGTACCAGAAACAGAAACCCCAGCCTTAGAGGATTTGGTCGCCCAAAAGACCGCCCTGGAAAAGGACATTGCCGCTCTGCAACGGGAAAAAGCCCAGTGGTATGGCCAGCAGTTCCAGCAATTACAGCGGGAAATGGCCCGGTTAGTGGAGGAAGGCACCAGGGAATTAGGGCAAAGAAAAGCAGCTCTGGAAAAGGAAATTGAGAAGTTAGAGCGCCGTCAGGAACGGATTCAACAGGAAATGCGTACCACTTTTGCCGGGGCTTCCCAGGAGTTGGCCATCCGCGTGCAGGGCTTTAAGGATTATTTGGTGGGGAGTTTGCAGGATTTGGTTTCCGCCGCCGACCAGTTGGAATTAGGGGTGGGGGACAGTTGGGAGTCTTCCTCTACCCATGGGGATGCGATTATTGAAAATGCCGACCCAACTCCGGTGGTGAGTTTTGCGGAGCAGGGTTTTAGTAGCCAAAAACGACAAATCCAAGCTTTGCTGGAGCAATACCGCACTCGCCCTGATTATTACGGTCCCCCTTGGCAGTTGCGTCGTACCTTTGAGCCAGTCCACGCCGAACGGATTGAGAATTGGTTCTTTACCCTGGGCGGTCGGGGAGCAATCCTCAGTTTAGACAGTCGTTTACAAAATATTTTGGTGGGTTCAGCGGCGATCGCCATTTTGAATCAGCTCTACGGCGATCGTTGTCGGGCGTTAATTTTGGCGGCCACCCCAGAAAGATTGGGGGAATGGCGACGGGGTTTACAGGATTGTTTGGGTATTTCCCGCAGTGACTTTGGCCCAGACCGGGGCATTGTTTTGTTTGAATCGGCCAATGCCTTGATCCAGCGGGCGGAAAGATTGGTCGGCGATCGCCAAATGCCGTTGGTGTTGGTGGATGAAACAGAGGAACAAATTGACTTAGCCCTGTTGCAATTCCCCCTTTTACTGGCCTTTGCACCTAGTTACCAAGTCGGAGGCAGTAACTATTTTTCTTAG
- the rsmA gene encoding 16S rRNA (adenine(1518)-N(6)/adenine(1519)-N(6))-dimethyltransferase RsmA produces MAFRPRKRFGQHWLNHEPTLQAIVAAADIQSGAPQSGSLRDRLLEIGPGMGVLTKQLLATGNPVVAVELDRDLCLKLRKKLGQRENFLLLEGDVLILDLNALLQDFPQFSPLNKVVANIPYNITSPILELLLGTIQKPRVPGFETIVLLVQKEIAERLTAQPSTKAYGALSVRMQYLARVDWIVDVPPKAFTPPPKVDSAVIRLTPYPVEQLPGDRRLLDQLLCLGFANRRKMLRNNLKGLIAPEQLTTLLEQLALPSTARAEDLSLEQWLELTNLLPTFLPPT; encoded by the coding sequence ATGGCTTTTCGACCCCGCAAACGCTTTGGCCAACATTGGCTAAACCATGAACCAACTTTACAGGCCATTGTGGCGGCCGCAGATATTCAGTCCGGCGCACCGCAAAGCGGATCTCTACGAGATCGCCTGCTGGAAATTGGCCCTGGCATGGGGGTTTTAACTAAACAGCTATTGGCTACGGGGAATCCGGTGGTGGCGGTGGAGCTAGACCGGGATTTATGCCTTAAATTACGCAAAAAGTTAGGGCAACGGGAAAATTTTCTGCTCCTCGAAGGGGACGTATTAATACTAGATTTAAACGCTTTATTACAGGATTTTCCTCAATTTTCTCCCCTCAATAAAGTGGTCGCTAATATTCCCTATAACATCACCAGTCCGATTTTGGAACTACTGTTGGGTACCATCCAAAAACCGAGGGTACCAGGCTTTGAAACCATTGTTTTATTGGTGCAAAAAGAAATTGCCGAACGGTTAACGGCCCAACCCAGCACCAAAGCCTACGGTGCCCTATCGGTACGGATGCAATACCTAGCCAGGGTGGATTGGATTGTGGATGTACCCCCCAAAGCTTTTACGCCACCCCCTAAAGTGGATTCCGCTGTCATTCGTTTAACCCCTTACCCCGTCGAGCAATTACCAGGAGATCGTCGCTTACTGGATCAACTTCTCTGCTTAGGATTCGCCAATCGCCGTAAAATGTTACGCAATAACCTCAAGGGATTAATTGCCCCGGAACAGTTGACTACTTTATTGGAGCAGTTAGCTTTGCCGAGCACTGCCCGGGCGGAAGACTTAAGCCTAGAACAATGGTTAGAGTTAACTAATTTGTTGCCGACTTTTTTACCCCCAACCTAA
- a CDS encoding type II toxin-antitoxin system PrlF family antitoxin yields MAGILSPCSESTLTDRYQTTVPDPVRKALGLNKRDKICYTIEADGRVWIARAEQAENDPVLGKFLDFLAQDMDKNPQHIQAVSSELVDRLQSLVSDVDVDLDAPLLDEDE; encoded by the coding sequence ATGGCGGGAATATTATCCCCATGTTCAGAATCTACCCTGACGGATCGCTATCAGACCACAGTGCCTGACCCGGTTCGCAAAGCCTTGGGGTTGAATAAGCGAGATAAAATTTGCTACACCATTGAAGCCGATGGCAGAGTGTGGATTGCCAGGGCTGAACAGGCAGAAAATGATCCGGTGCTGGGGAAATTTTTGGATTTTTTGGCACAGGATATGGATAAAAATCCTCAGCATATACAAGCGGTCAGTTCTGAGTTGGTTGATCGTCTGCAATCGCTAGTCTCCGATGTTGATGTAGATCTAGATGCGCCATTGCTGGACGAGGATGAATAG
- a CDS encoding type II toxin-antitoxin system YhaV family toxin codes for MAQVEYLRQKNPKDYKKKNATKRLAAIAKLAFEVIPQDPTRHEYRQGNTLGNDYKHWFRAKFFQQYRLFFRYHQESKIILLAWVNDEDSKRAYESNTDAYKVFRKMLENGHPPDDWNDLLTEAKRVGDRLQKIAEVEP; via the coding sequence GTGGCCCAGGTTGAATATCTGCGTCAAAAGAATCCCAAAGATTATAAAAAGAAAAATGCTACCAAGCGTCTAGCGGCGATCGCCAAATTAGCATTTGAGGTTATTCCCCAAGATCCCACCCGCCATGAATATCGACAGGGAAATACCCTTGGAAATGATTATAAACACTGGTTTAGGGCTAAATTTTTTCAGCAGTATCGTTTATTTTTTCGCTACCACCAAGAAAGTAAAATTATTCTCCTCGCTTGGGTTAATGACGAAGACTCAAAACGTGCCTATGAAAGTAACACAGATGCCTATAAAGTCTTTAGAAAAATGCTCGAAAATGGCCATCCTCCTGATGACTGGAATGATTTACTTACCGAGGCTAAACGTGTTGGCGATCGTTTACAAAAAATTGCCGAAGTTGAGCCTTAA
- a CDS encoding 16S rRNA (uracil(1498)-N(3))-methyltransferase yields MLAKAFAGSKSHKILINAWFTTLPGQCQKPIVQFVLSPILVSTNLTPSILSLPVQEKSSSSFVMAYRLVVAPEQIIEATVTLTTAQLHYLQRVLRLQKGDGFMVLDGGGGVWRAQLNDLAHGTAQLLETVSEQNELPLPVTLAIALPKGSGFEEIIRPCTELGATAFQPLLTERTLLKPSQNKLERWQRIVTEAAEQSERQWLPPVAAPLTFGQFVEKVAGPETLALLCVTRLNSPMLGAYLKQSNLPAQIVLATGPEGGWTDNEISLAIAKGFQPVSLGKRILRAVTAPTVALAQINALLES; encoded by the coding sequence ATGTTGGCCAAAGCGTTTGCGGGGTCGAAAAGCCATAAAATTCTAATCAATGCTTGGTTTACTACCCTGCCGGGGCAATGCCAGAAGCCCATTGTACAATTTGTCCTATCCCCCATCCTTGTTTCAACTAACTTAACTCCGTCAATCCTTTCTCTACCCGTCCAGGAAAAATCTTCTAGTTCTTTTGTTATGGCCTACCGTTTGGTTGTTGCCCCAGAGCAAATTATCGAGGCTACTGTTACCCTAACCACGGCCCAACTCCACTATCTGCAACGGGTATTGAGACTACAAAAGGGCGATGGCTTTATGGTGTTGGACGGCGGCGGCGGGGTATGGCGGGCCCAGTTAAATGATTTGGCCCATGGCACAGCCCAGTTATTAGAAACAGTGAGCGAACAGAATGAATTACCTCTACCCGTCACTTTGGCGATCGCCTTGCCGAAGGGCAGTGGTTTTGAAGAAATTATTCGTCCCTGTACGGAGTTGGGAGCCACAGCGTTTCAACCTTTGTTGACGGAACGTACCCTATTAAAGCCCAGTCAAAATAAACTTGAGCGCTGGCAACGCATTGTCACGGAAGCGGCGGAACAGTCGGAGCGGCAATGGTTACCCCCGGTGGCAGCCCCGTTAACGTTTGGGCAATTTGTGGAGAAAGTTGCAGGGCCAGAAACCCTGGCCTTGCTCTGTGTGACCCGTTTAAATAGCCCCATGCTTGGGGCATACTTGAAACAGAGTAATTTACCAGCCCAAATTGTCTTGGCCACTGGCCCAGAAGGGGGATGGACGGATAACGAAATTTCCCTGGCGATCGCCAAAGGGTTTCAGCCGGTGTCCCTTGGTAAACGCATTTTGCGGGCGGTGACGGCCCCCACGGTGGCCCTAGCCCAGATCAATGCTCTGTTGGAAAGCTAA
- a CDS encoding McrB family protein → MEDFESLKRRDFIAKTNKEFERLRWRQSEQYNYIRKTYGQIVRDKLTDEQLLDLLDRLQHQGNDKSKGHYKVMNSPIQKIFFGCPGTGKSHKISNDDDGGIVKQVLGIDKNIHPENLIKTVFHPEYTYGDFMGKLMPMTMNDDKDKSVYYQFYEGHFLKALAQAYKNIIIAQKEGVQAQNVALVIDEINRGNSSAIFGTVFQLLDRGRDGWSAYGINISDLEFRKMVELIGFQQTGIDDGNPTYKYQNKGSSNVLEKFTVFEEIKIKVKVNTAVGSSIRIPYNLSIFGTMNTSDNSIYFMDNAFKRRWEWEYVDWKQDNDQEINNVILIDYGNVNLKWTDLVEKFNNFIKDNHNSVRSGRIEDMQIGYHFINTAIVTEDQIKNKLMFFVWDSVFNRDKNPLRELLGFNKNDKKLVTFGDFITHHEAFVMNLINYQSK, encoded by the coding sequence ATGGAAGATTTTGAATCTCTTAAGCGGAGAGATTTTATAGCTAAAACCAATAAAGAGTTTGAACGTTTAAGATGGAGGCAATCAGAGCAGTACAACTATATTCGCAAGACTTACGGGCAAATAGTCCGCGATAAACTTACTGATGAACAGTTATTAGATTTACTTGATCGCTTGCAGCATCAAGGCAATGATAAAAGCAAAGGTCATTACAAAGTTATGAATAGTCCAATTCAAAAAATATTTTTCGGTTGTCCTGGTACTGGCAAAAGCCATAAGATTTCTAATGATGATGATGGTGGAATTGTTAAACAAGTTTTAGGTATTGATAAAAATATTCATCCTGAAAATTTAATTAAGACTGTTTTTCATCCCGAATACACCTATGGCGATTTTATGGGAAAATTAATGCCAATGACTATGAATGATGATAAAGATAAGAGTGTTTATTATCAATTTTATGAAGGACATTTTTTGAAGGCACTAGCACAAGCGTATAAAAATATTATCATTGCTCAGAAGGAAGGTGTACAAGCTCAAAACGTTGCCTTAGTAATTGATGAAATTAATCGAGGTAATTCTTCTGCAATTTTTGGGACAGTTTTTCAACTTTTAGATCGAGGTCGAGATGGTTGGTCAGCTTATGGTATTAATATTTCCGATTTAGAATTTAGAAAAATGGTTGAACTAATAGGCTTTCAACAAACGGGAATAGATGATGGTAATCCTACATACAAATATCAAAATAAAGGTTCGTCTAACGTGCTAGAAAAATTTACTGTATTTGAGGAAATTAAAATTAAAGTAAAAGTTAATACAGCAGTAGGTAGTTCAATTCGTATTCCTTACAATCTTTCCATTTTTGGAACAATGAATACTTCTGATAATTCTATATATTTTATGGATAATGCCTTTAAAAGACGTTGGGAGTGGGAATACGTAGATTGGAAACAAGATAATGATCAAGAAATAAATAATGTTATTTTAATAGATTATGGAAATGTTAATTTAAAGTGGACAGATTTAGTAGAAAAATTTAACAACTTCATTAAAGATAATCATAATTCTGTGAGAAGTGGCAGAATAGAAGATATGCAAATAGGCTATCATTTCATAAATACAGCAATAGTTACAGAAGATCAAATAAAAAATAAATTGATGTTTTTTGTTTGGGATAGTGTTTTTAACCGAGACAAAAATCCACTTCGAGAACTTTTAGGATTTAACAAAAATGATAAAAAATTAGTAACTTTTGGAGACTTTATTACACATCATGAAGCTTTTGTAATGAATCTCATAAATTATCAATCAAAATAA
- a CDS encoding DUF3181 family protein, producing MTSTTPEIEALAADIGEQIAIDVAKWNLFLAEAHLHIPLAERVYPLLEKDELGRAGVEAALKDLSVAIGGGKVNISLLDALSSTMVNRLLTLLEEYQSKNF from the coding sequence ATGACCTCAACTACCCCAGAGATTGAAGCCCTCGCCGCCGACATTGGTGAACAAATTGCCATTGACGTGGCCAAGTGGAATTTATTTTTGGCCGAAGCCCATTTGCATATTCCCCTGGCGGAAAGGGTTTATCCCCTGTTGGAGAAAGATGAACTGGGGCGGGCTGGGGTGGAAGCCGCTCTGAAGGATTTGTCCGTGGCGATCGGTGGGGGCAAAGTGAACATTTCCCTACTGGATGCCCTTTCCAGCACCATGGTTAACCGTTTGCTGACCCTGTTGGAAGAATATCAAAGTAAGAATTTTTAA
- a CDS encoding DUF3119 family protein, whose protein sequence is MASTPIQSEARTDLEPSFVIPLVLLFGAIPIFFLQMWVGLAIAVFGVFLMVQTAIIKLSFTATALEVYRGSKLIRSFPYTEWQNWRIFWEPAPILFYFKEVKSIHFLPIIFDPGTLKACLERHCPLQSLRAE, encoded by the coding sequence ATGGCCAGCACCCCCATCCAGAGCGAAGCTCGTACCGACCTAGAACCTAGCTTTGTCATTCCCCTCGTACTGCTGTTTGGAGCCATACCGATTTTCTTTCTACAGATGTGGGTCGGCCTGGCGATCGCCGTGTTTGGTGTTTTTTTAATGGTGCAGACCGCCATTATCAAACTCAGCTTTACGGCCACCGCGTTGGAAGTGTACCGTGGGAGCAAGTTAATTCGTTCTTTTCCTTACACAGAGTGGCAAAACTGGCGAATCTTTTGGGAACCCGCTCCCATTTTGTTTTATTTTAAAGAGGTCAAGAGCATCCATTTTTTGCCGATTATCTTTGACCCCGGCACCCTCAAAGCTTGTCTTGAGCGCCATTGTCCCCTCCAGTCCCTACGTGCGGAATGA
- a CDS encoding cysteine desulfurase family protein, whose product MKIYLDYSATTPPRQEVKAAVQSFLDQSWGNPASLHHWGNRAALALETARLQVAQLLNASHPDSIVFTSGGTEANHLAIFGVTRNYPSPQHLIISTVEHSAIAEPVRWLENQGWQVTRLGVNAQGRVNPLELEQAIQSNTVLISVIYGQSEVGTLQPIEELGRIARQRHIPFHTDAVQVAGRCPVDVKRLPVDLLSLSSHKLYGIQGAGALYIHPDLAIGPLLMGGGQEQGLRSGTPPLPAIVGLGIAAKLAHHELAEEMTRLQTLRDRCFDLLADCEFLTPTGDRLYRLPHHVSFVVQSRRHCTAGLTGKQLVRALNREGIAISAGAACNSGKLNPSPVLLAMGYQEQQALAGIRLTFGRETTMADIETTARTIKQVFAQLCPQLTSIQG is encoded by the coding sequence ATGAAAATTTACCTCGATTACAGTGCCACCACTCCGCCCCGGCAAGAGGTAAAGGCCGCCGTACAAAGTTTTTTGGACCAAAGTTGGGGCAATCCCGCTAGTCTGCACCATTGGGGTAACCGGGCCGCCTTGGCCTTAGAAACCGCCCGTCTGCAAGTGGCCCAACTGCTCAACGCTAGCCACCCCGACAGCATTGTTTTCACCTCCGGTGGCACCGAAGCCAACCATCTAGCCATATTTGGGGTCACCCGCAATTACCCCAGTCCCCAACATTTAATCATTTCCACGGTGGAACACTCGGCGATCGCCGAACCAGTGCGATGGCTAGAAAACCAAGGCTGGCAAGTAACTAGATTAGGGGTGAATGCCCAGGGGCGGGTGAATCCGCTGGAACTAGAGCAAGCAATACAAAGCAATACAGTACTAATTTCCGTTATTTACGGCCAAAGCGAAGTAGGCACCCTCCAACCCATCGAAGAATTGGGTCGTATAGCTCGGCAACGACATATTCCCTTCCACACCGACGCAGTGCAGGTGGCGGGGCGCTGTCCAGTGGACGTTAAGCGTTTACCAGTGGATCTGCTCTCCCTTTCCAGTCACAAACTTTATGGTATTCAGGGTGCTGGGGCTTTATACATTCATCCCGACCTGGCCATTGGCCCACTACTCATGGGAGGAGGGCAGGAACAAGGTTTAAGATCCGGTACTCCTCCCCTGCCGGCCATTGTTGGTTTGGGGATAGCCGCCAAGTTGGCCCACCATGAATTGGCCGAGGAAATGACTAGGTTACAAACCCTGCGGGACCGTTGCTTCGACCTGCTGGCCGACTGCGAATTTTTGACCCCCACTGGCGATCGCCTTTATCGATTGCCCCATCACGTTAGCTTTGTTGTCCAATCCCGTCGCCATTGCACTGCGGGGCTGACCGGGAAACAGTTGGTGCGGGCTTTGAACCGGGAAGGTATTGCCATTAGTGCCGGGGCCGCCTGTAATTCCGGCAAACTTAATCCCAGCCCAGTACTGTTGGCCATGGGTTACCAGGAACAACAGGCCCTAGCGGGTATTCGTCTCACCTTTGGCCGGGAAACCACCATGGCGGATATTGAGACCACTGCCCGGACGATTAAACAAGTTTTTGCTCAACTCTGTCCCCAGTTGACCAGCATCCAAGGCTAA
- a CDS encoding cysteine synthase A: MDIKHGFVDSIGHTPLIRLNSFSDETGCEILGKAEFMNPGGSVKDRAALGIIETAEKEGKLKPGGTVVEGTAGNTGIGLAHICNAKGYKCLIVIPDTQSQEKIDLLRTLGAEVRTVPAVPYRDPNNYVKLSGRIAAELDNAIWANQFDNLANRDAHYHTTGPEIWQQTDGKVDAWVAATGTGGTYAGVALYLKEQSEAVQCVVADPMGSGLYSFIKTGEINPSGNSITEGIGNSRITANMENVPIDDAVQIDDPEALRVVYQLLRRDGLFMGGSVGINVGAAYQLAKKLGPGHTIVTVLCDGGARYQSRLYNQEWLTSKGLTIPD, encoded by the coding sequence ATGGATATTAAGCACGGCTTTGTGGACTCCATTGGCCACACCCCCTTGATTCGCCTTAACAGTTTCAGTGACGAAACCGGCTGTGAAATTTTAGGCAAAGCAGAATTTATGAACCCTGGTGGTTCTGTCAAAGACCGGGCCGCCCTGGGCATCATCGAAACCGCCGAAAAGGAAGGGAAGCTCAAACCCGGTGGCACTGTGGTGGAAGGCACAGCGGGTAATACGGGCATTGGTCTCGCCCACATTTGCAACGCCAAGGGTTATAAATGCTTAATTGTCATTCCCGACACCCAATCCCAGGAAAAAATTGATTTGCTCCGCACCCTGGGGGCAGAAGTCAGGACCGTGCCCGCCGTGCCCTACCGGGATCCCAACAATTACGTCAAACTCTCCGGACGCATTGCCGCAGAATTAGATAACGCCATTTGGGCCAATCAATTTGATAATTTGGCCAACCGTGATGCCCACTACCACACCACCGGCCCCGAAATTTGGCAACAAACGGACGGCAAAGTAGATGCTTGGGTGGCAGCCACTGGCACCGGAGGAACCTATGCAGGGGTAGCCCTGTATCTTAAAGAACAGTCTGAGGCCGTGCAATGCGTGGTGGCGGACCCCATGGGTAGTGGGCTGTATAGCTTCATCAAAACTGGGGAGATTAACCCCAGCGGCAACTCCATCACCGAAGGCATTGGCAACAGTCGCATCACCGCCAACATGGAAAATGTGCCCATTGACGATGCGGTGCAAATTGACGATCCAGAAGCGTTGCGGGTGGTGTACCAACTTCTGCGGCGGGATGGCCTATTTATGGGCGGTTCCGTGGGCATTAATGTGGGAGCGGCTTACCAATTGGCCAAAAAACTTGGGCCGGGGCATACCATTGTTACCGTACTTTGTGACGGAGGAGCCCGTTACCAATCCCGTCTTTACAATCAGGAATGGTTGACCAGTAAAGGTTTAACAATTCCCGATTAA